A genomic stretch from Streptomyces venezuelae ATCC 10712 includes:
- a CDS encoding ATP-binding protein, which produces MDQASDVRTLALGETSGTVPLARDFTRSALHEWGWLPAATADRRAAAEDVLLVVSELVTNACLHAEGPERLRVLRLPKVLRLEVTDRGAGQPAPRTPHRSGRPGGHGMFIVQRLCLDWGIERTPGSPGKTVWAELSAPA; this is translated from the coding sequence ATGGACCAAGCTTCCGACGTCCGTACGCTCGCCCTCGGCGAGACCAGCGGCACCGTGCCGCTCGCCCGCGACTTCACGCGGTCCGCGCTCCACGAGTGGGGCTGGCTGCCGGCCGCCACCGCCGACCGCAGGGCCGCCGCGGAGGACGTCCTGCTCGTCGTCTCCGAGCTCGTCACCAACGCCTGCCTGCACGCCGAGGGCCCCGAGCGCCTCCGCGTCCTGCGGCTGCCCAAGGTGCTGCGCCTCGAAGTCACCGACCGCGGCGCCGGCCAGCCCGCGCCCCGCACCCCGCACCGCTCCGGCCGCCCCGGCGGCCACGGCATGTTCATCGTGCAGCGGCTCTGCCTCGACTGGGGCATCGAGCGCACCCCGGGCTCCCCCGGCAAGACGGTATGGGCCGAACTCTCGGCACCCGCCTAG
- a CDS encoding STAS domain-containing protein, whose protein sequence is MDREHIGSAPPARLRVEVRTVDASELLAPVGELDHYTAEILRAPLDGALDAGRSRLVVDCSGLEFCDSTGLNVLLGARLRADAAGGGVHLVGMRPAVARVFQITGADAVFTVHETLDTALPG, encoded by the coding sequence ATGGACCGCGAACACATCGGCAGCGCACCGCCCGCGCGGTTGCGGGTCGAGGTCCGGACCGTGGACGCGAGCGAACTGCTCGCACCCGTGGGTGAGCTCGACCACTACACCGCCGAAATCCTCCGCGCCCCGCTGGACGGCGCCCTCGACGCGGGCCGCTCGCGGCTGGTCGTCGACTGCTCGGGGCTGGAGTTCTGCGACTCGACCGGGCTCAACGTGCTGCTCGGCGCCCGCCTGCGGGCGGACGCCGCCGGCGGCGGGGTCCATCTGGTGGGGATGCGGCCCGCCGTGGCCCGGGTGTTCCAGATCACGGGCGCGGACGCCGTCTTCACCGTGCACGAGACACTCGACACAGCCCTTCCCGGCTGA
- a CDS encoding RNA polymerase sigma factor SigF, with amino-acid sequence MSPRLDAPRTPDAPSAAVPQDHPLDFAHDLPRDRPLDTIGPVDARALSKQLFARLAELEEGTHDHAYVRNTLVELNLALVRFAAARFGTRSEPMEDIVQVGTIGLIKAIDRFELTRGVEFPTFAMPTIIGEIKRFFRDTSWSVHVPRRLQELRLDLARAGDTLAQRLDRAPTVAELAEELGIAPEEVVEGMAASNAYTASSLDAQPDEEEGGGGEATLADRLGYEDHGLTGIEYIASLKPMIASLPARERQILSLRFVSGLTQSEIGTELGISQMHVSRLLARTLARLRRGLTLEE; translated from the coding sequence ATGTCACCCCGGCTCGACGCCCCGCGTACCCCCGACGCGCCGTCGGCAGCAGTCCCCCAGGACCACCCGCTCGACTTCGCCCACGACCTTCCCCGCGACCGCCCGCTCGACACCATCGGACCCGTCGACGCACGGGCCCTGTCGAAGCAGCTCTTCGCCCGGCTCGCCGAGCTCGAAGAGGGCACCCACGACCACGCGTACGTCCGCAACACCCTCGTCGAACTGAACCTCGCCCTGGTCAGGTTCGCCGCCGCCCGCTTCGGCACGCGCAGCGAGCCGATGGAGGACATCGTCCAGGTCGGCACGATCGGCCTCATCAAGGCGATCGACCGCTTCGAACTCACCCGCGGAGTGGAGTTCCCCACCTTCGCGATGCCGACGATCATCGGCGAGATCAAGCGCTTCTTCCGTGACACCTCGTGGTCCGTGCACGTGCCCCGCCGGCTCCAGGAGCTGCGGCTCGACCTCGCGCGGGCCGGTGACACGCTCGCCCAGCGCCTCGACCGCGCCCCGACCGTCGCCGAGCTCGCCGAGGAACTCGGCATCGCCCCCGAGGAGGTCGTCGAGGGCATGGCCGCGAGCAACGCGTACACCGCGAGCTCGCTCGACGCCCAGCCCGACGAGGAGGAGGGCGGAGGCGGCGAGGCCACGCTCGCCGACCGGCTCGGCTACGAGGACCACGGCCTCACCGGGATCGAGTACATCGCCTCCCTGAAGCCGATGATCGCCTCGCTGCCCGCCCGGGAACGGCAGATCCTCTCCCTGCGCTTCGTCTCCGGCCTGACCCAGTCGGAGATCGGCACGGAGCTCGGCATCTCCCAGATGCACGTGTCGCGGCTGCTCGCGCGCACCCTCGCCCGGCTGCGCCGGGGGCTCACTCTGGAGGAATGA
- a CDS encoding DegT/DnrJ/EryC1/StrS family aminotransferase → MVSAYAELEERMRERLGGRECLYVPSCRFGLYLALRHWCRPGGRVLMSPVNDDVILFVVLAAGLRPVQAPLDPRDGSVDPAAVPESLWHGLSAVLTTNLYGNPDPAPALRGHCDRLGIPLIEDAAHAIGSTVGGRPVGTYGEASVFSLSKHTGAKTGGFLALADPALRTELAAARDRLLHPTRTTAELAHLARPYAEATLRGLRLAGAARAAVRRLGLDEREEIRMPLRADELARALPAAPALDPFHSWVRVDMHDYRLRPGAGRLRRTTRKFARLDGVLDAHRAGTERLLASEYGDASGAYGGADREVQPLFRVPLLVGDRDAATAALARHRITTGYLYDPPLDSYAGEAFTDPSPEPRPAAWFARHALPVDPRRADEALAVLRGAGIRPAQPSQLLGGAR, encoded by the coding sequence ATGGTTTCTGCGTACGCGGAACTGGAAGAGCGGATGCGCGAGCGGCTCGGGGGCAGGGAGTGCCTCTACGTGCCCTCGTGCCGCTTCGGGCTCTATCTCGCACTGCGCCACTGGTGCAGACCCGGCGGCCGGGTGCTGATGTCACCCGTCAACGACGACGTCATCCTCTTCGTCGTGCTCGCCGCGGGACTGCGCCCCGTACAGGCGCCGCTCGACCCCCGCGACGGGTCCGTCGACCCGGCCGCCGTGCCCGAGTCCCTCTGGCACGGCCTCTCCGCCGTCCTCACCACCAATCTGTACGGGAACCCCGACCCGGCACCCGCCCTGCGCGGCCACTGCGACCGGCTCGGCATCCCGCTGATCGAGGACGCCGCCCACGCGATCGGCTCCACCGTCGGCGGACGCCCGGTCGGCACGTACGGCGAGGCGTCCGTCTTCAGCCTCTCGAAGCACACCGGTGCCAAGACCGGCGGCTTCCTCGCCCTCGCCGACCCGGCCCTCAGGACCGAACTCGCCGCCGCCCGCGACAGGTTGCTGCACCCGACCCGTACCACCGCCGAACTCGCCCACCTGGCACGGCCGTACGCCGAGGCCACCCTGCGCGGCCTGCGCCTCGCCGGGGCCGCCCGCGCGGCCGTCCGGCGCCTCGGCCTCGACGAGCGGGAGGAGATACGGATGCCGCTGCGCGCCGACGAGCTGGCCCGGGCCCTCCCGGCGGCGCCCGCGCTCGACCCCTTCCACTCCTGGGTCCGGGTCGACATGCACGACTACCGGCTGCGCCCGGGCGCCGGGCGGCTCCGCCGCACCACCCGGAAGTTCGCCCGCCTCGACGGCGTCCTCGACGCCCACCGGGCGGGCACCGAGCGTCTCCTCGCCAGCGAGTACGGCGACGCGAGCGGCGCGTACGGCGGCGCCGACCGCGAGGTCCAGCCGCTGTTCCGCGTGCCGCTGCTCGTCGGCGACCGGGACGCGGCCACCGCCGCGCTCGCCCGGCACCGGATCACCACCGGCTACCTCTACGACCCGCCGCTCGACAGCTACGCGGGCGAGGCCTTCACCGACCCCTCCCCCGAGCCCCGGCCGGCCGCCTGGTTCGCCCGCCACGCCCTGCCGGTCGACCCGCGCCGCGCGGACGAGGCCCTCGCCGTGCTCCGCGGCGCCGGCATCCGCCCGGCCCAGCCCTCGCAGCTCCTCGGCGGCGCCCGGTGA